A section of the Cuniculiplasma divulgatum genome encodes:
- a CDS encoding Rieske (2Fe-2S) protein: MAWYKIAKEGAMKDGDLFKANIEGREVLLIRDGANYYATSCYCTHEDYDLSEGFMDDHTLICPNHFAVFNPKDGSVISPPEGSGDIGPLHSYKTRVENGQIMVEL; encoded by the coding sequence ATGGCATGGTATAAGATAGCCAAGGAAGGGGCCATGAAGGATGGGGACCTTTTCAAGGCAAACATAGAAGGAAGAGAGGTACTGCTTATAAGAGATGGAGCAAACTATTACGCAACATCGTGTTACTGCACGCACGAAGATTATGATCTCTCGGAAGGCTTCATGGATGATCATACTCTCATTTGCCCCAACCACTTTGCTGTTTTCAATCCAAAGGACGGCTCCGTGATCAGCCCGCCGGAGGGGTCAGGAGATATCGGCCCACTTCATTCCTACAAGACCAGGGTGGAAAACGGCCAGATAATGGTGGAGCTCTGA